The region TATGGGTTTTGGTGGCTATTTAAATCCATTTACAAATGAAGCGCAGGTAAACGACTTATTGCCAATGTATAATTTCCCGCTTACAAGTTGTCACGAAATGGCACATCAAATGGGTTTTGCCAGCGAAAGCGAATGTAATTTCATTGGAGTTTTAGCTAATTTAAAAAACAATGATTTATATTATAAATACTCAGGATACAGTTTTATGCTACATTATTGCCTAAGCATCTGGAAGTTTAAGAACGAAAAAATATTTCAGCAATTGAAAAAATCTGTTCATGACGGAATTTTGAAAAACTATCAGGAAAGCTATGATTTCTGGAAAAAGTACCAAACTCCTATCGAAACCGGATTTGAAATATTCTATGATAATTTCCTAAAAACAAACAATCAAAAAGACGGTATGGATAGTTACAGCAAATTTATAGATCTGACAGTGAATTATTACAAAACCCGACCTTTATAAAAATTGCCCACAGATTTTGCGGATTATACACATTAACACAGATGTTTTTTTGCCACAGATTAAAAAGATTTTAATGATTTTTTATCAAAGTTTTTTTTTGCAAATTATAGAGGCTTAAGGAAAAATCCTTTTAATCCCATTAATCTGTGGCAAAAAAATTAATACGTTGCAAAACCTAAAAAAAAAAAAAAAAACAATTCACTGTAACAAAATTAGTTTCAGTAGTACTAATATATTATGAGCGAAAATCTAGAACAGTCATTTGTTACGCAATTGCAGGCAAATCAGAATATAATCCACAAGATTTGTAGATTATATACTGATGGCGAAGATGCTCACAAAGACTTGTTTCAGGAAATTACCATACAATTATGGAAGGCGTATCCTAAATTTAGAGGCGATAGTAAATTTTCTACCTGGACCTATCGCGTTGCCTTAAATACCGCCATAACACTATACCGAAAAACCAAAAGAACCGTATCGACAGTAGAATATGAAAGCCATCAGCATTTTGTAAAAGATGTTGATTACAATTATGAAGAGGAAGAACAGATTAAATTGATGTATAAAGCCGTTTATCAGCTTAATGACATTGAAAAAGCATTAGTTTTTATGTATTTAGAAGACAAAGATTATCAAGAAATAGCCGAAACCTTAGGAATCAGCGAAGTGAATGCGCGTGTGAAAATGAACAGAATTAAAGGGAAACTTAAAAAAATACTAAATCCTTAAAAATTATTATGAAAGAACTGGATTTACTAAAAAAAGACTGGAAAAAGAACTCGGATTCTTTTGAACAAGTTTCTGAAAAGGAGATTTACAAAATGATTCACAAAAAATCATCTTCGATCGTGAAGTGGATTTTGATTATTAGCATTTTGGAGGTTTCTTTTTGGACTTTTTCAAATCTATTTATCAATACCGATGATGTTTTACAAAAAATAAATCATCCGGAAATTGTTACGGCTCTCGAGTTTTTAACTTACTTCAATTATGTCGTAGTGTTGATTTTTGTTTACATTTTCTACAAAAACTACAAAACAATTTCGACGACAGTTGCTACAAAGTCTTTAATGAAAGCTATTTTAAGAACCCGAAAAACGGTACAATATTATGTTTGGTACAATCTGGGAATGATTGTAGTAACTGCTATTTTAAGTTTTTTCATTGCATTTGTCTACAATCCTGATATGGCATTTTTAAGAGAAAAATTAGCCATAAACGGAAAAGCAATGTTTGTAACTATCGGAATTTTAATTCTTGTTATATTAGGTTTCTTCGGACTATTCTGGTGTTTCTACAGATTGCTTTACGGAACTTTATTACGCAGATTATATGCAAATTATAACGAGTTGAAGAAGATAGATTTTTAAGGAAGGCTCAAAGTTGCAGAGGGACAAAGGTTCAAAGGTTTCTTTTGAAGTTGCTAAGGTACTGAGACGTTAAGTCTCTAAGTTTTTCTTGCAAAAACTTGAAACCTGAAACTTGAAACAAATATTTTAAAGTCTAATTTTCTTCTGATGCTTTATAACTCCATCTTCTCATTTCATTAAGTTCTTCCTCTACTTTGATTTCTTCGGCCGGAATTACTTTTAAAAATGATGGATGTTGTTCAATGGCAAATTCTACTTTTTCTACAATTTCTTCGATGGTATCATTTTCATAATCAATATCAAGAGGTTCTTTGATAATGAAGGATTGCAGAATTCCTTTTTTCTTCATTCGCAAACCCTTTTTGTCAAACGAACGACGGAAACCATCAATAACAATAGGAATTACGATTGGTTTATGCTGCTTGATAATATGTGCGGTTCCTTTACGAACGGGCTTAAATGATTTTGTAGTTCCTTGCGGAAACGTAATTACCCAACCATCATTTAGTGCGATTCTAATATTTTCGGTGTCATTTGGGTTAACATCACGTTTTTCAACAACATCTACACCTTTAGCACGCCAGGTTCTCTCAACAGTAATTGCCCCAACATAAGCTAAAATTCTTGGCAATAAACCCGCTTGCATTGTCTCTTTTGCAGCGACATAATAAATATTCATCTTTGGCTGCCACAAATAACCAATGTTCTTAATAGTATCTTGACGTCCGCTTAAACTTGCGTTAAAAACATGAAACATTGCCACAACATCTGCAAAATAAGTTTGGTGATTTGAAATAAACAAAACATTTGTATCCGGAAGCGTTTTAATAATTTCAGATCCTTCGATTTGTAATTCATTAAAACCCCTATATCTTCTATGCGTCATGGCACCCAAAACACGGATTAACCATTTTTTGATGAATAATATATGTCCGAAAGGATTTCGTTTAAACAATCCCATAGCTGTTTATTGTATTTTTTATTAGGACGCAAACATACAAAATTTATTCTTTTAGCGATACTACGAAACAATTTCCAAAATAAATTGTCATTATAATGAATATCAAATTGTTAATTTTATGCTTTTACGAATTTTCTTCAAAAGCTAATTTCAAAACATCTCTCAACTCACTTAAAATCATTGCAGTTGCCCCCCAAACAATGTGGTTTTGAATATTAAATGCCGGAACTGAAATATTATTAGCGTAAGAAGTTGACAATGTGGCTTCAATGATGATTTCATCATCCAAAAAAACGGATAACGGAAGTTCTATAATGCCGGCAACTTCTCTAACATCAGGATAAAATGAAAGTTCTTCTTTTGAAATTCCCAAAAACGGATGCACTAAAAAATTACTCGGCGGAATATACATGGGCGAAAAATGCTTGATTACTTCTATTTTACTCGGCATAACCCCTACTTCTTCATGCGTTTCTCTTAAAGCCGTTTCCTCAAAATCTGCATCAGTCGCCTCATATTTTCCTCCGGGAAAAGCAATTTGCGATGAATGAACTCCATTATAAGCGTTTCTAACAATTAAAACCAAATGAGTTTTTCCGTTTTTTGGATAAAAAAGCATCATTACGGCAGCAATTCTTGGATTCTCGGCTTTAAAATCAAGATTTTTTAAGGCTTCTATTCTTTCCTTAGGCGCCATTTTTAAATGTGCGGAAACTGCCGGAAGTTCAACTGGAATTAAATTAGGAACATAATGCAAAAAATCTTGAAAATCCATAATCAAAGTTTATTTTTGTACTATTAGGTTCCGTTTAAAATTTCTACATCATTTTTTTACTGATTCTTTCTTGCTATATTTCGTTAAATTCATAAAAAATAAGTTTATTATTCTTTCTAAATTTGCCTCATCTAGCAATAAATAATCTCATAAAAATTCTGATATATAAAATTTAAACAGAATCTCAAATAAAATATAAATATAGTCCAGAAAACGCGGTTCTACAAGTTTTCTAAAACCAAAGCCATAAAAATGTACAGTAAAGAAGAATCACAGAAAATAAAAAGAGAGTTTTGGGTGGCTTTCGCCGAAAAATATCCACGTAAATGGGTACTTTATGATACCAAGATTAAAGATTTCTCTTTTAAATTTTATGTTGACAATAAAAAAGCACAGGTTTTAATCGATATCGAACACCGAAGTGATGAAAAACGAATTGCTTATTTTGAAAAAATAGAAGCTTTAAAAAATATTATTGAAGACGAATTCATCAAAGATTTGGTTTTCGAAAAAAACTATACTTTAGAAAGTGGTAAAACCATAAGCCGAATCTGGGTCGAAAAACAAGGCGTAGGTTTTAGCAACCGCAATACTTGGGATATTATTTTTGATTTCTTTTTTGAAAATATGAATGCTCTAGAGATGTTTTATTTAGAGTATGATGAGTTTATTAAGGATATTGAGTAAAAAGGTTCTGAGATTCTGAGTCGCTGAGATGCTAAGTTTTTTTAATAACAGACCCGACAAGTTTTAAAAACCTGTCGGGTCTGTTATTTTATTACAATAAGATTCTTATTTCTTTCTAAATCTGAGCCACAACTTTTTTAACTCCTTTTATCAATAACCAAAAAACCATTGCAAATTCAGCTACAGAAGAGGTTAATCCAACAATTATTCCTGTTACTGAATAATGATAAGCGGGAAATAATACAAAAGTAAAAGCATCTAACACATAAGCAGATCCTCCGATAATTAGTAATATTCCTAAAATTTTAGGTATAAATCTGGATCTGTAAACTAATTGCCCAAAAGGAATCAGCCAAAGTCCCCAAAAGATTCCGATAACTACATTTCCGTAATTATACATTTTAATAAATGCCATTACCAATGATTGCAATTGAGCAGGCGGAAAATCCTTCATGAAATTTTCTTTCAACAACAATAAGGCAAACAACTGATTGAAAATAATAAGAAACGCTATAGGAACTCCAACAATTACTAACGCAAACATGGTTCTGGACAAATGCCTACTTATTTCTTGAAACAATTTATAAAGCTGCAGAACTAAAAACACAAATAAAGTCTGGCAAACCAGATTGCTCATAATACCTGCACGGAATAAAAATTCGTGACCCAAAATAGTCCTCATCGTAAGAGGCAAATTATCGGAATCAATTAATTGCATTGGGACGTACATGATACCAAAAACACCCGTTATGGCAATAAACAAATAGATTAAACCTGCAATTCTGGCTGTTCTTTTTAAGTTGATTTGCTCCTGACTCATATCTTAAGTTATTGATTTACTGAAGATCTAAGATACTATTTTTATATTTTGAAAATTATAATTTAATCGTGAAGACTTTTTTATTTTATAAATAATAAACCCCGACAGCTTTCAAAAACCTGTCGGGGTTACTATCAATTTTATGAGTCTGTTTTTAATAAAACCTACACACTAAAAATATTATAGACAATAATATGATCATCGTAGTTAATATAAAGTTGTTTGCGATAGTCTTGCTTTTTACGAGTAATTATTGAGAGTTTACAATCTTTTCCGTCATTATCTTTACACATAAAAGAGTACACTATATCAGTTTCGTTTTCTTCTCTTTCGATATAATCTTCAATATTAAAAAGCTGAATTTCCTGCGAATACACCACAATTCGGTGCTTATTAGTATCAAGAATCACTGAGAGATTTACCAAATCAAGATTGGACCATTCGCCCCATTTTCCATTTTCATTTTTTTCTAAAACACTAAATCCCGATGCTTTAAAGTGATAAGACTGGCTCTGAACTTGTTGCAATCCAAAAACCAGGAAAAGAAATAAAATAGAGATGCGTATAGTATTCATAATAGTATTCTTGCAGGTAATTAAAACTCAAATTTAGCCATTTCTTTGGAAGCAATTTCAAAATCGGCCATCATTTGTTGAATAATTTGTTCTACCGGCAGAATTTCGTGAATTATTCCGGCTATTTGCCCAATTTCAAGTTCGCCCTCATCAAGGTCACCTTCAAACATTCCTCTTTTAGCTCTTGCTCTGCCTAAAAGTTCTGCTAATTCCTCTTTTGTAGGACATCTTTCGTATAAAGCCTGAACATCCTGATAAAATTTATTTTTAATCAATCGCACCGGCGCCAATTCTTTAAGCGTCAATTGCGTGTCTCCTTCTTTAACACCTACAATGGTCTGCTTGAAATTATTGTGCGAAGATGATTCTATAGAAGCTGCAAAACGACTTCCGACCTGAGCTCCATCAGCACCTAAAATCATTACGGCCAACATTCCTCTTCCAGTGGCAATTCCGCCGGCAGCAATAATTGGAATCTTGATCTTTTCTTTTACCATCGGAATCAAAGTCAATGTTGTTGTTTCGTCGCGTCCGTTATGTCCGCCCGCTTCAAAGCCTTCTGCAACAATGGCATCAACTCCCGCTTCCTGAGCTTTTAATGCAAAAATGCTGCTGCTAACAACATGAACAACCGTAATTCCTTTCTCTTTCAAAAAAGACGTCCACGTTTTAGGATTTCCTGCCGAAGTAAAAACGATTTTAACGCCTTCTTCGACTACAATATTCATAATTTTTTCAATATCGGGATATAACATCGGAATGTTAACACCAAAAGGTTTATCAGTTGCTTTTTTGCATTTCTGAATATGTTCTCTCAAAAC is a window of uncultured Flavobacterium sp. DNA encoding:
- a CDS encoding RNA polymerase sigma factor produces the protein MSENLEQSFVTQLQANQNIIHKICRLYTDGEDAHKDLFQEITIQLWKAYPKFRGDSKFSTWTYRVALNTAITLYRKTKRTVSTVEYESHQHFVKDVDYNYEEEEQIKLMYKAVYQLNDIEKALVFMYLEDKDYQEIAETLGISEVNARVKMNRIKGKLKKILNP
- a CDS encoding lysophospholipid acyltransferase family protein, yielding MGLFKRNPFGHILFIKKWLIRVLGAMTHRRYRGFNELQIEGSEIIKTLPDTNVLFISNHQTYFADVVAMFHVFNASLSGRQDTIKNIGYLWQPKMNIYYVAAKETMQAGLLPRILAYVGAITVERTWRAKGVDVVEKRDVNPNDTENIRIALNDGWVITFPQGTTKSFKPVRKGTAHIIKQHKPIVIPIVIDGFRRSFDKKGLRMKKKGILQSFIIKEPLDIDYENDTIEEIVEKVEFAIEQHPSFLKVIPAEEIKVEEELNEMRRWSYKASEEN
- a CDS encoding CoA pyrophosphatase gives rise to the protein MDFQDFLHYVPNLIPVELPAVSAHLKMAPKERIEALKNLDFKAENPRIAAVMMLFYPKNGKTHLVLIVRNAYNGVHSSQIAFPGGKYEATDADFEETALRETHEEVGVMPSKIEVIKHFSPMYIPPSNFLVHPFLGISKEELSFYPDVREVAGIIELPLSVFLDDEIIIEATLSTSYANNISVPAFNIQNHIVWGATAMILSELRDVLKLAFEENS
- a CDS encoding DUF4268 domain-containing protein, which encodes MYSKEESQKIKREFWVAFAEKYPRKWVLYDTKIKDFSFKFYVDNKKAQVLIDIEHRSDEKRIAYFEKIEALKNIIEDEFIKDLVFEKNYTLESGKTISRIWVEKQGVGFSNRNTWDIIFDFFFENMNALEMFYLEYDEFIKDIE
- a CDS encoding DUF4386 domain-containing protein, which translates into the protein MSQEQINLKRTARIAGLIYLFIAITGVFGIMYVPMQLIDSDNLPLTMRTILGHEFLFRAGIMSNLVCQTLFVFLVLQLYKLFQEISRHLSRTMFALVIVGVPIAFLIIFNQLFALLLLKENFMKDFPPAQLQSLVMAFIKMYNYGNVVIGIFWGLWLIPFGQLVYRSRFIPKILGILLIIGGSAYVLDAFTFVLFPAYHYSVTGIIVGLTSSVAEFAMVFWLLIKGVKKVVAQI
- a CDS encoding nitronate monooxygenase; this translates as MNRITQLFNIKYPIIQGGMIWNSGYKLASAVSNAGGLGLIGAGSMYPEVLREHIQKCKKATDKPFGVNIPMLYPDIEKIMNIVVEEGVKIVFTSAGNPKTWTSFLKEKGITVVHVVSSSIFALKAQEAGVDAIVAEGFEAGGHNGRDETTTLTLIPMVKEKIKIPIIAAGGIATGRGMLAVMILGADGAQVGSRFAASIESSSHNNFKQTIVGVKEGDTQLTLKELAPVRLIKNKFYQDVQALYERCPTKEELAELLGRARAKRGMFEGDLDEGELEIGQIAGIIHEILPVEQIIQQMMADFEIASKEMAKFEF